From Mycoplasma sp. 2045, a single genomic window includes:
- a CDS encoding Vmc-like lipoprotein signal peptide domain-containing protein: MQTKFKLLLASLISIPTVAAVAVSCNSTKTDKPTTPVDGQNPSNPEQPKPSLSVQPLSVSVSLDNTKETLTNYVESLDQNNTKEVEFDLTLDDDGNVFVKKGTVKEFVFRFDRTKHDLYKNETDANNKRLRTKKIRCRFNKKDKKVTLRFWDKLHNKGGEQVFLFGEETTTTPNQPTTPPNNPGTQNPPVEPTNPQPNNPNPQPDSETQPEPVNPEEPEGYIINSEKRTVYVRPPFGAQFKLKNDNTYFTTIFAHLDSPGVAKNAKDEQSIKTDYFNIETANGKPKSAGAQEVSEFLGLPNVARHFESISQDNSFVIFGGDTNISADFFSIQNLYPESYKFTITNLGDADNKTHYTSLGRTDGVYSQPYDKMFFKNKNKQHLETLTQVNTPELAFKFDIWSSFRNNVLAPEDMNLNYYTSNKPKEPIRARLSDHAPVWTDVKVKNNVSLPHSNHSIDLHRKDANALRIAHWNVLNYGTSDDYETFLSARDFKYIAISKIIKALGFDIVGLTEINYDRADKVQAILDELNKDGSNWKMIVQDRNEAVYPQDSKWAKYDSQKEQVVIIYDANIFDPTSFKNNKIGDSFKAEIPLI; encoded by the coding sequence ATGCAAACTAAATTTAAATTACTTTTAGCTTCACTTATTTCAATACCAACAGTCGCCGCTGTTGCTGTTTCATGTAATTCAACAAAAACAGATAAACCAACAACTCCAGTTGATGGACAAAACCCATCTAATCCAGAACAACCTAAACCATCATTATCAGTTCAGCCTCTCAGTGTTTCAGTTTCATTAGATAATACAAAAGAAACATTAACAAACTATGTAGAATCATTAGATCAAAACAACACAAAAGAAGTTGAATTTGATTTAACATTAGATGATGATGGTAATGTTTTTGTTAAAAAAGGAACTGTTAAAGAATTTGTCTTCAGATTCGACAGAACAAAGCATGATTTATATAAAAATGAAACTGATGCTAACAATAAAAGATTAAGAACAAAGAAAATTAGATGTAGATTTAACAAAAAGGATAAAAAAGTTACTCTTCGTTTCTGAGATAAACTACACAACAAAGGTGGAGAACAAGTCTTCTTATTTGGAGAAGAAACAACAACAACTCCAAATCAGCCAACTACTCCACCAAATAACCCAGGTACTCAAAATCCTCCTGTAGAACCAACAAATCCACAACCAAACAATCCTAACCCTCAACCTGATTCTGAAACTCAACCAGAACCTGTTAATCCAGAAGAACCTGAAGGATACATTATTAATAGTGAAAAAAGAACAGTATATGTTAGACCACCTTTTGGAGCACAATTTAAACTCAAAAATGACAACACATACTTCACAACAATTTTCGCACACTTAGACTCTCCAGGTGTTGCTAAAAATGCTAAAGATGAACAATCAATAAAAACAGACTACTTCAATATTGAAACAGCAAATGGTAAACCGAAATCAGCAGGTGCTCAAGAAGTTTCTGAATTTTTAGGATTACCAAATGTAGCAAGACATTTTGAATCAATTTCACAAGATAATAGTTTTGTTATTTTTGGTGGTGATACAAACATTAGTGCTGATTTCTTCAGTATTCAAAATCTTTATCCAGAAAGCTATAAATTTACAATTACTAATTTAGGCGACGCTGACAATAAGACTCACTACACATCATTAGGTAGAACAGATGGTGTATATTCACAACCATATGATAAAATGTTCTTTAAGAACAAGAATAAACAACATTTAGAAACATTGACACAAGTTAATACACCTGAATTGGCATTTAAATTTGATATTTGAAGTTCATTTAGAAACAACGTGCTTGCACCTGAAGATATGAACTTAAATTACTACACAAGTAATAAACCTAAAGAACCAATTAGAGCCAGATTGTCAGATCATGCTCCTGTGTGAACTGATGTTAAAGTTAAAAATAATGTTTCTTTACCACATTCAAACCATTCTATAGATTTACATAGAAAAGATGCTAATGCACTTCGTATAGCTCACTGAAATGTATTAAACTATGGAACATCTGATGATTATGAAACATTCCTAAGTGCCAGAGATTTCAAATATATAGCAATCTCAAAAATTATTAAAGCATTAGGATTTGACATAGTTGGTTTAACTGAAATTAACTACGACAGGGCAGATAAAGTTCAAGCTATATTAGATGAATTAAATAAAGATGGTTCAAATTGAAAAATGATTGTTCAAGATAGAAACGAAGCTGTATATCCTCAAGATAGTAAATGAGCTAAATATGACTCACAAAAAGAACAAGTTGTAATTATCTATGATGCAAATATCTTTGATCCTACAAGTTTTAAAAACAACAAAATTGGAGATTCATTCAAAGCTGAAATTCCATTAATATAA
- a CDS encoding YhcH/YjgK/YiaL family protein encodes MIYDKFVNVGKYDYGNSSLSKAMNLINSYDFDNLPYGVTNIDENIRIVKLNYTPFYNHLFGEIHNSTIDIHINLLDTKEVVYYDLNPNNVNNEILNENKDNDVKFVQMNSYDNKLMLNKNEFVLFFENETHMFDLLDKNSPKDKIIIKIKTNN; translated from the coding sequence ATGATATATGACAAGTTTGTCAACGTAGGCAAATATGATTATGGCAATAGTAGTTTAAGTAAAGCAATGAATTTAATTAATTCATACGATTTTGATAATTTACCATATGGTGTAACTAATATTGACGAAAATATTAGAATAGTGAAACTTAATTACACACCATTTTATAACCATTTATTTGGTGAAATTCATAATAGCACTATTGATATTCATATTAATTTACTTGATACAAAAGAAGTTGTTTATTATGATTTAAATCCAAATAATGTAAACAATGAAATTTTGAATGAAAATAAAGATAATGATGTTAAATTCGTTCAAATGAATTCATACGATAATAAATTAATGTTAAACAAAAATGAGTTTGTTCTTTTCTTTGAGAATGAAACACATATGTTTGATTTATTAGACAAAAATAGTCCAAAAGACAAGATAATAATTAAAATTAAGACCAATAATTAA
- the asnS gene encoding asparagine--tRNA ligase: MYSIKKILLRPEFFDGWTDVTIKGWVSSNRGNKKIRFIEVNDGSTISNLQVVFKGEAFDFDLLDQTKPGSAIIIKGSLHATPNAPQPIELVATEVTVKKVDEDYPIQNQEINLETLREIPHLRHRTNLIKAIMLVRSTLAHEIHKYFVSKEFFLMASPIITSNDGEGAGETFIVSDNESKDPFFGKSKKATLGVTGQLHGESYAVGMNKIYTFAPTFRAENSNTKRHLAEFWMIEPEVAFYNLSDIIHLADDMLKVVVRNTLAKNKTEIEYLDKVTNNGLIKRLEHFVETPLKIIDYKEAIEELKKVADTFENKDIYFGLDLASEHEKYLTDKLYKAPVAVINFPKDFKAFYMKQNEDSKTVAAFDLLVPGVGEMIGGSERESDYDKLVTRVKELGIDQEDLQWYLDLRRFGHMLTSGFGIGFERLVMYVTGTENIRETIPYPRSNGSIKM; encoded by the coding sequence ATGTACTCAATTAAAAAAATATTATTAAGACCTGAGTTTTTTGACGGTTGAACCGATGTAACTATTAAAGGGTGAGTTTCATCAAACAGAGGAAACAAAAAAATTCGTTTCATTGAAGTAAACGATGGTTCAACTATTTCAAACTTGCAAGTTGTCTTCAAAGGCGAAGCTTTTGATTTTGACTTATTAGACCAAACTAAACCTGGTTCAGCAATCATTATTAAAGGTTCATTGCATGCAACACCAAATGCACCTCAACCAATTGAATTAGTAGCTACAGAAGTTACAGTAAAAAAAGTTGATGAAGATTATCCAATTCAAAACCAAGAAATCAACCTTGAAACATTAAGAGAAATTCCACACTTAAGACACAGAACAAACTTAATTAAAGCAATTATGCTTGTTAGATCAACATTAGCTCATGAAATCCACAAGTACTTCGTTTCAAAAGAATTCTTCTTAATGGCTTCTCCAATTATTACAAGTAACGATGGAGAGGGAGCTGGAGAAACTTTTATAGTTTCAGATAACGAATCAAAAGATCCATTCTTTGGAAAATCTAAGAAAGCTACATTAGGTGTTACTGGACAATTGCACGGTGAAAGTTACGCAGTTGGAATGAACAAAATTTATACTTTTGCACCTACATTTAGAGCAGAAAATTCAAACACAAAAAGACACTTAGCAGAATTCTGAATGATTGAACCTGAAGTTGCATTCTACAACTTATCAGATATTATTCATTTAGCAGACGATATGCTTAAAGTTGTTGTAAGAAACACATTAGCTAAAAACAAAACCGAAATTGAATATTTAGATAAAGTAACAAACAATGGTTTAATCAAAAGATTAGAACACTTTGTTGAAACACCTTTAAAAATCATTGATTATAAAGAAGCAATCGAAGAACTTAAAAAAGTTGCAGATACTTTTGAAAACAAGGATATTTACTTCGGTTTAGATTTAGCTTCAGAACATGAAAAATACTTAACAGATAAACTTTATAAAGCACCTGTTGCAGTAATTAACTTCCCTAAAGATTTCAAAGCATTCTATATGAAACAAAACGAAGATAGTAAAACAGTTGCTGCATTTGACTTATTAGTACCTGGTGTAGGAGAAATGATTGGTGGTTCTGAACGTGAATCTGATTATGATAAATTAGTTACACGTGTAAAAGAATTAGGCATTGACCAAGAAGACTTACAATGATACTTAGACTTACGTAGATTTGGGCATATGTTAACTTCAGGATTTGGAATTGGATTTGAAAGATTAGTTATGTATGTCACTGGTACAGAAAACATTAGAGAAACAATTCCATACCCTAGATCAAACGGAAGCATCAAAATGTAA
- a CDS encoding carbohydrate ABC transporter permease: MFELKLWIHKRMMQKKLRKNQEKSASQVKETSFSKVLTSSALKLFLLALFGVIILFPFFYMISISLMNDGESQSLKQQFKFLPSFAEGKTYIEGHLVIASWSEVVANTYKRAFSTGYGKAFVFTTLNVIISVVLKVFVTFLMGYAFSLRNWRGKGLVWFIALALLVLPEVALLSGQYLIVLKTKLYKTYFTFLLAVAFPFTASIFNTVMYKNAFEAIPGRIKEVSLVDGAGGMKYLFKVAFPMVMPTTLTIVILTSLASWNSYLWPALISTIGGQDLQVMSVWLFKAGFDPSDPESGANTMQNVKLAASLLSIIPVFLFFLIFRKRIMASISRQGSTIKG; the protein is encoded by the coding sequence ATGTTTGAGTTAAAGTTATGAATACACAAGCGCATGATGCAAAAGAAATTGCGCAAAAATCAAGAGAAGTCAGCTAGTCAAGTTAAAGAGACTTCATTTTCAAAAGTTCTTACCTCATCAGCATTAAAATTATTCTTACTTGCATTATTTGGAGTTATTATCCTATTCCCATTCTTCTACATGATTTCAATTTCATTAATGAACGATGGTGAATCTCAATCATTAAAACAACAATTTAAATTCTTACCTTCATTTGCAGAAGGAAAAACATACATAGAAGGGCACCTTGTTATTGCTTCATGATCTGAAGTTGTAGCTAACACTTATAAGAGAGCATTCTCAACAGGTTATGGTAAGGCCTTTGTATTCACAACGCTCAACGTTATTATTTCAGTTGTACTTAAAGTCTTTGTTACATTCTTAATGGGATATGCATTCTCACTAAGAAACTGACGTGGAAAAGGACTTGTGTGATTTATTGCCCTTGCTTTACTTGTGTTACCAGAAGTTGCCTTATTATCAGGACAATACTTAATTGTTCTTAAAACAAAACTTTACAAAACTTACTTTACATTCTTATTAGCAGTTGCATTCCCATTCACAGCAAGTATTTTTAATACAGTTATGTATAAAAATGCTTTCGAAGCAATCCCTGGAAGAATTAAAGAAGTTTCACTTGTTGATGGTGCTGGAGGAATGAAATACTTATTCAAAGTTGCATTCCCAATGGTTATGCCAACAACATTAACAATCGTTATTCTTACATCTCTTGCTTCATGAAACTCATACTTATGACCAGCTCTTATTTCTACAATTGGTGGTCAAGACTTACAAGTTATGTCAGTGTGATTATTCAAAGCCGGATTCGATCCAAGTGATCCAGAATCAGGAGCAAACACAATGCAAAACGTTAAATTAGCGGCATCACTTCTTTCAATTATTCCTGTGTTCTTATTCTTCTTAATCTTTAGAAAACGTATTATGGCATCAATCAGTAGACAAGGTTCAACAATTAAAGGATAG
- a CDS encoding IS3 family transposase, translated as MRKMRKEQLIEILEIFKDSFDRNNFDVDISKIKKTSVSTRKLAIIFNKSKSTIHNWKTKEKKSRTQKSDHRNDELILEAFKKNKCLFGRKRLEHYIKQKYQILLNYRTIGRIMNRLQLHCLIRRKKKDRERKNTNVKFGDLVKRDYNGETNQIIATDVTYITAPKDCENNFVFLSIAIDHKSKFIVNYNLSKRNDLDLVMKHMSKIKLDKQWIAHSDHGFQYSSKDYLQTISKNNGVISMGRVGNSLDNREAEYFFSILKSECLKLIDITQITFDDLSKIINEFIFWYNNGRIQSKLDWKTPQQHWGVIMSN; from the coding sequence ATGAGAAAAATGCGAAAAGAACAATTGATTGAAATTTTGGAAATTTTTAAAGATTCATTCGATAGGAATAACTTTGATGTTGATATATCTAAAATTAAAAAAACTTCTGTTTCAACTAGGAAATTAGCAATCATATTTAACAAATCAAAATCAACAATTCATAATTGAAAAACTAAAGAAAAAAAATCTAGAACCCAAAAAAGTGATCATAGAAATGATGAATTAATATTAGAGGCATTTAAAAAGAATAAATGTCTATTTGGAAGAAAAAGATTAGAACATTACATCAAACAAAAATATCAAATTTTGCTTAATTATAGGACTATTGGTAGAATTATGAATAGATTGCAATTACATTGTTTAATTAGAAGAAAGAAAAAGGATAGAGAAAGAAAAAACACAAATGTTAAATTTGGAGACCTCGTAAAACGTGATTACAATGGAGAAACCAACCAAATAATCGCAACAGATGTTACATATATTACAGCACCAAAAGATTGTGAAAACAATTTTGTTTTTTTGTCAATTGCCATTGACCACAAAAGTAAATTTATTGTAAATTACAATTTGTCAAAAAGAAATGATTTAGATTTAGTTATGAAACACATGTCAAAAATAAAATTGGACAAGCAATGAATAGCACATTCAGATCATGGTTTCCAATATTCATCTAAAGATTATTTGCAAACAATATCTAAAAATAATGGCGTTATTTCAATGGGGAGAGTTGGCAACTCGCTAGACAACAGAGAAGCAGAATATTTCTTTTCAATTTTAAAATCTGAATGTTTAAAATTAATTGATATAACCCAGATAACTTTTGATGATCTTAGCAAAATAATTAATGAGTTTATTTTTTGATACAATAATGGAAGAATTCAATCAAAATTAGATTGAAAAACACCCCAACAACATTGAGGTGTTATTATGTCTAATTAA
- a CDS encoding thermonuclease family protein — protein MKLKNKLIPLVLGSALSLTPIAMSVSCGYGNKATVVKVQEGTNIVDVEVGGPIRTALKFEKNKFTKTAQVVPAFESIDSRVEFAKAVDAIKDVIGADLNNEMTSGFSINPEIVAQSQYLIPSNSAVSYEESFINKEYTYFINDINAGKKYEVIVKIDKKNPYSMGLNTKSDYFKQDLPNRETLLQNMTSIPVLINFNFEVSIKLDGQLWKVPKFSTVAQASGLNVSSTITPKLSDFEVQPSYSKMKKLSIDWNNKLIDMNSFRAKVISVSDGDTATVVALEDKKMINASITKGSKYTIRYSGIDTPEKAVSSTLSCPFEYGFALLSSKFGKQILFNDDPNSEFYNVKNEVKIGFISGSDSYGRLTADIFFGEDFGYSYNAEITREGLTLPYDSFANWKANYNEPKTSPNYVNSIYPEIALAFNHARENKLGFFHYFEQAEQIEKYVYIAKRNSKWQAFEELYKILQKNNEA, from the coding sequence ATGAAGCTAAAAAATAAATTAATACCTTTAGTATTAGGTTCAGCATTATCATTAACACCAATTGCGATGAGTGTTTCATGTGGTTACGGCAATAAAGCTACTGTTGTTAAAGTTCAAGAGGGCACTAACATAGTGGATGTAGAAGTGGGTGGCCCTATTCGAACTGCTTTAAAATTTGAAAAAAATAAATTTACTAAAACAGCACAAGTTGTTCCGGCATTTGAATCTATAGATTCAAGAGTTGAATTCGCTAAAGCTGTTGATGCTATTAAAGATGTTATTGGTGCTGATCTTAATAATGAGATGACTTCTGGTTTCAGCATTAACCCTGAAATAGTCGCACAATCACAATATTTAATTCCTTCTAATTCAGCTGTATCATATGAAGAGTCATTCATTAATAAAGAATATACATACTTTATTAATGATATAAATGCAGGTAAAAAATATGAAGTTATTGTAAAAATAGATAAAAAAAATCCATATTCAATGGGATTAAATACAAAAAGTGATTATTTCAAACAAGATTTACCAAATAGAGAAACTTTATTACAAAATATGACATCTATTCCTGTATTAATTAACTTTAATTTCGAAGTTTCAATTAAATTAGATGGTCAATTATGAAAAGTGCCTAAATTTAGCACTGTAGCACAAGCTAGCGGTTTAAACGTTTCTTCTACAATTACACCTAAATTGTCTGATTTCGAAGTACAACCATCTTATTCAAAAATGAAAAAATTATCTATTGATTGAAACAACAAACTCATTGATATGAACTCATTTAGAGCTAAAGTTATTAGCGTATCAGATGGTGATACAGCAACTGTTGTAGCATTAGAAGACAAGAAAATGATTAACGCTTCTATAACAAAAGGATCAAAATACACAATTAGATATTCAGGAATTGACACACCAGAAAAAGCTGTATCAAGTACTTTATCTTGTCCATTCGAATATGGATTTGCATTATTATCATCAAAATTTGGAAAACAAATCTTATTTAATGATGATCCAAATTCAGAATTCTATAATGTTAAAAATGAAGTTAAAATCGGATTCATATCTGGTTCTGACTCATATGGTAGATTAACTGCAGATATATTCTTTGGTGAGGATTTTGGATATTCATATAACGCAGAGATTACAAGAGAAGGATTAACATTACCATATGATTCATTTGCTAACTGAAAAGCAAATTACAATGAACCAAAAACTTCTCCAAACTACGTAAACAGCATTTATCCAGAAATTGCATTAGCATTTAACCATGCTCGTGAAAACAAATTAGGATTTTTCCACTACTTTGAACAGGCAGAACAAATTGAAAAATATGTTTATATAGCAAAAAGAAATAGTAAATGACAAGCATTTGAGGAACTTTACAAAATCTTACAAAAAAATAATGAGGCTTAG
- a CDS encoding sugar ABC transporter permease, with protein sequence MLFLLPGVILLSLFTITPLFINVYESLTTETGSLTGQNYASVFTNQYFAVGVRNSFIYGLFVLPFVMMIALVVSSVIAKLYRKWARGFWQTVFFMPYVTNAVAVSLAFIQLFSTYGLVNQLIGKNIPWLTTGDPYTFNALVAMIINGIWSGLAFNILIFTTAMLGVDKNLYRSASIDGTGEVKQFFAITLPSIKSTINFLITLGIIGGLKVFPLALFENKPNNALNNGGSSLMMFVYYATSTGDRRLAGAASISLFVIGVIFSSMIRGGFFLMQLTLNNLGERNVWVKVMNTQAHDAKEIAQKSREVS encoded by the coding sequence ATGTTATTCTTATTACCAGGTGTTATATTGTTATCATTATTCACAATTACACCTTTATTCATTAACGTTTATGAATCATTAACAACAGAAACAGGATCATTAACAGGACAAAACTATGCAAGTGTTTTCACAAACCAATACTTTGCTGTTGGGGTTAGAAACTCATTTATCTATGGTTTATTTGTTCTTCCATTTGTTATGATGATTGCCTTAGTAGTATCATCAGTTATTGCTAAGCTTTACAGAAAATGAGCTAGAGGATTTTGACAAACAGTATTCTTCATGCCTTATGTTACAAATGCTGTTGCTGTTTCTTTAGCATTCATTCAATTATTCAGTACATATGGACTCGTTAATCAATTAATCGGAAAAAATATTCCATGATTAACAACAGGTGATCCTTACACATTCAACGCTCTTGTAGCTATGATTATTAATGGTATTTGAAGCGGTCTTGCTTTCAATATCTTAATCTTCACAACAGCTATGTTGGGTGTTGATAAAAACTTATACCGTTCAGCATCAATCGATGGAACAGGTGAAGTTAAACAATTTTTCGCAATTACATTACCATCAATTAAAAGTACAATTAACTTCTTAATTACATTAGGAATTATTGGTGGTCTTAAAGTATTCCCATTAGCATTATTTGAAAACAAACCAAATAACGCTTTAAACAACGGGGGTTCATCTCTTATGATGTTCGTGTACTACGCTACATCTACAGGGGACAGACGTTTAGCCGGAGCAGCAAGTATCTCGCTATTCGTGATCGGGGTAATATTCTCATCAATGATCCGTGGAGGATTCTTCTTGATGCAGTTAACATTAAATAACTTAGGAGAAAGAAATGTTTGAGTTAAAGTTATGAATACACAAGCGCATGATGCAAAAGAAATTGCGCAAAAATCAAGAGAAGTCAGCTAG
- a CDS encoding ATP-binding cassette domain-containing protein: MKQKENTTFSSAHEADIRKINQYVSELEATDVDSIPAIELKNLNIDFGETLAVDNVSFRIPEGKLVTLLGPSGSGKTTTLNAIAGLLTVTSGKILFRGKDVTDFTPQNRKIGFVFQNYALYPHMSVYHNIAFPLRNDSEWQRKFYLEKEEAKNGIRSIYLRKLGASEAEIEHLNKAFKNYKLVKTEISRQVSEAYSRISNKLEKAHTDYSVSVVHENAEISVLTKNVIKTNKKTKQDSATKIQDIKYKFAHDKANGLINENELKQSEFLASYDKSILKFSKPKSEEEYQERINSLQDFTAELVQLDLSELVLKDRIAIIKLEQKAIKLLTRYKFLLKQKEIIARYQVEKAEKKAAYLDAKAEYNKTMKEDEEYLGLVSDEKRLPKVAEEHFYSIVEELEDKYSVKEAMKRERKTIGFALLSDEDREQIRELSKKVISLKKAIHNEVMEVAKRVEIVHILQKKPTRLSGGQQQRVSIARAIVKKPQILLMDEPLSNLDAKLRISTRQWIREIQQSLGITTVFVTHDQEEAMSISDIIVCMSTARVQQMGTPMELYSKPRNQFVARFLGMPEMGLFKSEVKDGVVTMADVKLPEIKLHNNKDNITLNIGVRSEDFIIKSKEQGSMFKGKVVVVENFGKESKLVVLVEGVGRINFLLDNNYSFAKNDEIYFDVPLKKLHIFDALSEERIEYDIKK, from the coding sequence ATGAAACAAAAAGAAAATACAACATTTTCATCAGCTCACGAAGCAGATATTCGTAAAATTAATCAATATGTTTCAGAATTAGAAGCAACTGATGTTGATTCTATTCCTGCTATTGAATTAAAAAACTTAAACATTGACTTCGGTGAAACATTAGCTGTTGATAATGTTAGTTTTAGAATTCCAGAAGGAAAATTAGTTACATTACTTGGTCCATCTGGTTCAGGTAAAACAACAACTCTTAATGCTATTGCAGGTTTATTAACAGTTACATCAGGAAAAATTCTTTTCAGAGGTAAAGATGTTACTGACTTCACACCTCAAAACAGAAAAATCGGGTTTGTTTTCCAAAACTATGCTTTATACCCACACATGAGTGTTTACCACAATATTGCATTCCCATTAAGAAATGACTCAGAATGACAAAGAAAATTCTATTTAGAAAAAGAAGAAGCTAAAAATGGAATTCGTTCTATTTACTTAAGAAAATTAGGAGCTTCTGAAGCAGAAATTGAACACTTAAATAAAGCATTCAAAAACTATAAATTAGTTAAAACTGAAATTTCACGTCAAGTTAGTGAAGCATACTCAAGAATCAGTAACAAACTTGAAAAAGCACATACTGATTATTCAGTTTCAGTAGTTCACGAAAATGCAGAAATTTCAGTATTAACAAAGAATGTTATTAAAACTAACAAAAAAACAAAACAAGATTCAGCGACAAAAATCCAAGACATTAAATACAAGTTCGCTCATGATAAAGCTAATGGGTTAATTAATGAAAATGAATTAAAACAATCAGAATTCTTAGCTTCATATGACAAGAGCATTCTTAAATTCTCAAAACCAAAATCAGAAGAAGAGTATCAAGAAAGAATTAATAGTTTACAAGATTTCACAGCTGAGTTAGTTCAACTTGATTTAAGTGAATTAGTCTTAAAAGACAGAATAGCAATTATTAAATTAGAACAAAAAGCTATTAAATTATTAACTCGTTACAAATTCTTATTAAAACAAAAAGAAATCATTGCTAGATACCAAGTAGAAAAAGCTGAAAAAAAAGCTGCATACTTAGACGCTAAAGCAGAATACAACAAAACAATGAAAGAAGATGAAGAATACTTAGGATTAGTTTCTGATGAAAAGAGATTACCAAAAGTAGCTGAAGAACACTTCTACAGCATTGTTGAAGAACTTGAAGACAAATATTCTGTTAAAGAAGCAATGAAAAGAGAAAGAAAAACTATTGGTTTTGCTTTATTATCAGATGAAGACAGAGAACAAATTAGAGAATTATCTAAGAAAGTTATCAGTCTTAAAAAAGCTATTCACAACGAAGTTATGGAAGTTGCTAAACGTGTAGAAATTGTTCACATCTTACAAAAGAAACCTACTCGTTTATCAGGAGGACAACAACAACGTGTTTCTATTGCACGTGCTATTGTTAAAAAACCTCAAATTCTTTTAATGGACGAGCCACTTTCAAACTTAGATGCTAAATTACGTATCTCAACTCGTCAATGAATTAGAGAAATCCAACAATCATTAGGTATTACAACAGTTTTCGTTACACACGACCAAGAGGAAGCTATGTCTATTTCAGACATTATCGTATGTATGTCAACTGCTAGAGTTCAACAAATGGGTACACCAATGGAACTTTACTCAAAACCAAGAAACCAATTCGTTGCAAGATTCCTTGGTATGCCAGAAATGGGATTATTCAAATCAGAAGTTAAAGATGGTGTAGTTACAATGGCTGACGTAAAACTTCCAGAAATCAAACTTCACAACAATAAAGACAACATCACATTAAACATTGGTGTTCGTTCAGAAGATTTCATTATTAAATCAAAAGAACAAGGTTCTATGTTCAAAGGTAAAGTAGTAGTGGTAGAAAACTTCGGAAAAGAAAGTAAATTAGTTGTTTTAGTTGAAGGAGTAGGAAGAATTAACTTCTTATTAGACAACAACTACTCATTTGCTAAAAATGATGAAATTTACTTCGATGTACCATTGAAGAAATTACACATTTTCGATGCTTTATCTGAAGAGAGAATAGAATATGATATCAAGAAATAA